A section of the Bradyrhizobium oligotrophicum S58 genome encodes:
- a CDS encoding FkbM family methyltransferase — translation MGQAPIQFDRASGALEGANLWERTAALALSTGSKISSHFSHRGYNRCANLLRLTLPERDIAVKLNPDAVFEFPYGDGYWSKLLNRDYHYEDELELLFLGTIDVDYTFIDGGANYGYWSVLVSSAPYGSHKAIAIEPSSANFAKLANNASINAGRFEVMKCAIGASRGMAHLTGTKHEAFSIAGGNAGGEQVPVMALDDLIDDGKVEASGKYLIKLDVEGVEIEAIKGGARLLAADSMILCEEHGQDRNHTVSRYILDETPMQLMVYDPTSRRFETVTELSILDRIKVSAHVGYNVFGTASAFWQNRVAALNADAARRMQ, via the coding sequence ATGGGCCAAGCGCCGATCCAGTTCGATCGTGCTTCCGGAGCGCTCGAAGGAGCGAACCTCTGGGAGCGCACGGCTGCATTGGCGCTGTCGACCGGCTCGAAGATCTCGTCGCACTTCTCCCATCGTGGCTATAATCGCTGCGCCAATCTGCTGCGCCTGACGCTGCCGGAGCGCGACATCGCGGTGAAGCTCAATCCGGACGCCGTGTTCGAGTTTCCCTATGGCGACGGCTATTGGAGCAAGCTGCTCAACCGCGACTATCACTACGAGGACGAGCTCGAGCTGTTGTTCCTCGGCACGATCGATGTCGACTACACCTTCATCGATGGCGGCGCCAATTACGGCTACTGGTCGGTGCTGGTCTCCAGCGCCCCCTATGGGTCGCACAAGGCAATCGCGATCGAGCCGTCGTCGGCCAACTTTGCCAAACTCGCCAACAATGCAAGCATCAACGCCGGCCGCTTCGAGGTGATGAAGTGCGCCATCGGCGCCAGCCGCGGCATGGCTCATCTCACCGGCACCAAGCACGAGGCGTTCAGCATCGCCGGCGGCAATGCAGGCGGCGAGCAGGTGCCCGTGATGGCGCTCGATGACCTGATCGACGACGGCAAGGTCGAGGCCTCCGGCAAGTACCTGATCAAGCTCGACGTCGAGGGCGTCGAGATCGAGGCGATCAAGGGCGGTGCGCGGCTGCTTGCGGCCGACAGCATGATCCTGTGCGAGGAGCACGGCCAGGATCGCAACCATACGGTATCGCGCTACATCCTCGATGAAACGCCGATGCAGCTGATGGTCTATGACCCCACGAGCCGCCGCTTCGAGACGGTGACCGAGCTGTCGATCCTCGACCGCATCAAGGTGTCTGCCCACGTCGGCTATAACGTGTTCGGAACTGCAAGTGCCTTCTGGCAGAATCGCGTCGCAGCGCTCAATGCAGACGCCGCGCGCCGCATGCAATGA
- the nuoE gene encoding NADH-quinone oxidoreductase subunit NuoE — MSVRRLAPKEIQPASFTFTDENLAFAKAQIAKYPEGRQASAVIAILWRAQEQHEGWVSEAAIRVVADMLGMPYIRVLEVATFYTMFQLQPVGKKAHVQVCGTTPCRLRGAEELIEVCKHRIHHDPFHLSKDGDFSWEEVECLGACVNAPMVQVWKDTYEDLTPESFGKVLDGFATGNLPTPGPQNGRQFSAPAGGPTTLKEKT, encoded by the coding sequence ATGTCCGTCCGCCGTCTTGCCCCGAAGGAAATCCAGCCCGCGAGCTTCACGTTCACGGATGAGAATCTCGCCTTTGCCAAGGCGCAGATCGCGAAATATCCGGAAGGTCGCCAGGCCTCGGCCGTCATCGCGATCCTTTGGCGCGCGCAGGAGCAGCACGAGGGCTGGGTGTCGGAAGCCGCGATCCGCGTCGTCGCCGACATGCTCGGCATGCCCTACATCCGCGTGCTCGAGGTCGCGACGTTCTACACCATGTTCCAGCTGCAGCCGGTCGGCAAGAAGGCGCATGTCCAGGTCTGCGGCACGACGCCGTGCCGGCTGCGCGGCGCCGAGGAGCTGATCGAGGTCTGCAAGCACCGCATTCATCACGATCCCTTCCATCTGTCGAAGGACGGCGACTTCAGCTGGGAAGAGGTCGAGTGCCTGGGCGCCTGCGTGAATGCGCCGATGGTGCAGGTCTGGAAGGATACCTACGAGGACCTGACGCCGGAAAGCTTCGGCAAGGTGCTCGACGGATTCGCGACCGGCAACCTGCCGACGCCCGGTCCGCAGAATGGCCGCCAGTTCTCTGCTCCGGCGGGTGGTCCGACCACGCTGAAGGAGAAGACATGA
- the nuoF gene encoding NADH-quinone oxidoreductase subunit NuoF, with product MLDDKDRIFTNLYGLHDWGLEGARRRGSWDGTKGLIDKGRDWIINEMKASGLRGRGGAGFPTGLKWSFMPKESTDGRPSYLVVNADESEPGTCKDREIMRHDPHHLVEGCLLASFAMNAHACYIYVRGEFIRERERLQAAIDQAYEARLVGKDNVHGWPFDIYVAHGAGAYICGEETALLESLEGKKGQPRLKPPFPANVGLYGCPTTVNNVESIAVAPTILRRGAAWFAGIGRPNNVGTKLFCISGHVERPCNVEEAMGIPFRELIEKHCGGIRGGWDNLKAVIPGGSSVRMVPADQIIDTPMDFDSLSKLRSGLGTAAVIVMDKSTDLIRAIARISYFYKHESCGQCTPCREGTGWMWRVLTRMAEGRAHKREIDMLLEVTKQIEGHTICALGDAAAWPIQGLIAHFRHEIEARIDQYSHKADVDDVGVRDPAHMVAAE from the coding sequence ATGCTCGACGACAAGGACCGCATCTTCACCAACCTCTACGGCCTGCATGATTGGGGCCTCGAAGGCGCGCGCCGGCGCGGCAGCTGGGACGGCACCAAGGGGCTGATCGACAAGGGCCGCGACTGGATCATCAACGAGATGAAGGCGTCGGGCCTGCGCGGCCGCGGCGGCGCCGGCTTCCCGACCGGCCTGAAATGGTCGTTCATGCCGAAGGAATCGACCGACGGCCGGCCGAGCTATCTCGTCGTCAACGCCGACGAGTCCGAGCCCGGCACCTGCAAGGATCGCGAGATCATGCGGCACGATCCGCATCATCTCGTCGAAGGCTGCCTGCTCGCCAGCTTCGCGATGAATGCGCATGCCTGCTACATCTATGTGCGCGGCGAGTTCATCCGTGAGCGCGAGCGGCTGCAGGCGGCGATCGACCAGGCCTATGAGGCGAGGTTGGTCGGCAAGGACAACGTTCATGGCTGGCCGTTCGACATCTACGTCGCCCACGGCGCCGGCGCCTATATCTGCGGCGAGGAGACCGCGCTGCTCGAAAGCCTCGAGGGCAAGAAGGGCCAGCCGCGGTTGAAGCCGCCATTCCCGGCCAATGTCGGCCTCTATGGCTGCCCGACCACTGTTAACAACGTCGAGTCGATCGCGGTGGCGCCGACCATCCTGCGCCGGGGCGCGGCCTGGTTCGCTGGCATCGGCCGGCCGAACAATGTCGGCACCAAGCTGTTCTGTATCTCCGGTCACGTCGAGCGGCCCTGCAACGTCGAAGAGGCGATGGGCATCCCGTTCCGCGAGCTGATCGAGAAGCATTGCGGCGGCATCCGCGGCGGCTGGGACAATCTGAAGGCCGTCATTCCCGGCGGCTCGTCGGTGCGCATGGTGCCGGCGGATCAGATCATCGACACGCCGATGGATTTCGACAGCCTGTCCAAGCTGCGCTCGGGCTTGGGCACCGCGGCCGTGATCGTGATGGACAAGTCGACCGATCTGATCCGGGCGATCGCGCGCATCTCGTATTTCTACAAGCATGAGAGTTGCGGCCAGTGCACGCCGTGCCGCGAGGGCACCGGCTGGATGTGGCGCGTGCTGACCCGCATGGCCGAAGGCCGCGCACACAAGCGCGAGATCGACATGCTGCTCGAGGTCACCAAGCAGATCGAGGGGCACACGATCTGTGCGCTCGGAGACGCCGCGGCTTGGCCGATCCAGGGCCTGATCGCGCATTTCCGTCACGAGATCGAAGCGCGCATCGATCAGTATTCGCACAAGGCCGATGTCGACGATGTCGGCGTGCGCGATCCCGCGCACATGGTGGCGGCGGAGTAG
- the nuoG gene encoding NADH-quinone oxidoreductase subunit NuoG — protein MTKIIIDGKEIDVPPEYTLLQACEAAGAEIPRFCYHERLSIAGNCRMCLVEVKGGPKPVASCAWGVRDCRPGPKGEPPEISTRSPMVKKAREGVMEFLLINHPLDCPICDQGGECDLQDQAMGYGVDTSRFAENKRAVEDKYLGALVKTSMNRCIQCTRCVRFSAEVCGVPEMGATGRGEDMEITTYLEQALSSELQGNLVDICPVGALTSKPYAFAARPWELGKTQSIDVMDGVGSAIRVDTRGREVMRILPRINDSVNEEWISDKTRHVVDGLRTQRLDRPYVREDGKLRPASWPEAFKAIATKLSRIDGKRIGAIAGGLAAVEEMFALKELLAKLGSPNVAVQGGDSFDARLGRASYIFNPTIAGIEQADAILIIGANPRKEAAVLNARIRKRWRSGQLKVGVVGPKVDLTYPYEHIGAGTDSLSDVAAGKHSFATTFRNAKNPIVLVGAGAAARHDGAALLSLAAKIAMDVNAVRDDWNGFAVLHDTASRVGALDIGFNGTGLTGAQMTTFGTMDVMFLLGADEVEVPEGVFTVYIGTHGDRGAHRADVILPGAAYTEKSGLYVNTEGRVQMAGRASFPPGEAREDWAIIRALSDVLGRKLGYDSLAALRAAIIKAVPHLGRIDQIEAGKIADIKTLAGKGGSLEKAPFKPLIDDFYLTNPIARASAVMAECSRLASGRVLVAAE, from the coding sequence ATGACCAAGATCATCATCGATGGCAAAGAGATCGATGTGCCGCCGGAGTACACGCTGCTGCAGGCGTGCGAGGCGGCCGGTGCCGAGATTCCGCGCTTCTGCTATCATGAGCGGCTGTCGATCGCCGGCAACTGCCGGATGTGCCTCGTCGAGGTGAAGGGCGGGCCGAAGCCGGTCGCGAGCTGCGCCTGGGGCGTGCGCGACTGCCGGCCCGGCCCGAAGGGCGAGCCGCCGGAGATTTCGACCCGGTCGCCGATGGTCAAGAAGGCGCGCGAAGGCGTGATGGAGTTCCTTCTGATCAACCATCCGCTGGACTGCCCGATCTGCGACCAGGGCGGCGAGTGCGACCTGCAGGACCAGGCGATGGGCTATGGTGTCGACACCAGCCGCTTCGCCGAGAACAAGCGCGCCGTCGAGGACAAATATCTCGGCGCGCTGGTCAAGACCTCGATGAACCGCTGCATCCAGTGCACCCGCTGCGTGCGCTTCTCGGCGGAAGTCTGCGGCGTGCCGGAAATGGGCGCGACCGGCCGCGGCGAGGACATGGAGATCACGACCTATCTCGAGCAGGCGCTGAGCTCGGAGCTGCAGGGCAATCTGGTCGACATCTGCCCGGTGGGCGCGCTGACCTCCAAGCCCTATGCCTTCGCGGCACGTCCGTGGGAGCTCGGCAAGACGCAGTCGATCGACGTGATGGACGGCGTGGGCTCGGCGATCCGCGTCGACACCCGCGGCCGCGAGGTGATGCGCATCCTGCCGCGCATCAACGACAGCGTGAACGAGGAGTGGATTTCGGACAAGACGCGGCATGTCGTCGATGGCCTGCGCACGCAGCGCCTCGACCGTCCCTATGTCCGCGAGGATGGCAAGCTGCGCCCGGCGTCCTGGCCGGAGGCTTTCAAGGCGATCGCGACCAAGCTGTCCCGAATCGACGGCAAGCGCATCGGCGCCATCGCCGGCGGTCTTGCCGCCGTGGAGGAAATGTTCGCGCTCAAGGAGCTGCTGGCCAAGCTCGGCTCGCCCAATGTCGCGGTGCAGGGCGGTGACAGCTTCGATGCCAGGCTCGGCCGGGCGTCCTATATCTTCAATCCGACCATCGCCGGCATCGAGCAGGCCGATGCGATCCTGATCATCGGCGCCAATCCGCGCAAGGAAGCCGCCGTGCTCAACGCCCGCATCCGCAAGCGCTGGCGCTCGGGCCAGCTCAAGGTCGGCGTGGTCGGTCCCAAGGTCGACCTGACCTATCCCTACGAGCACATCGGCGCAGGCACCGACTCGTTGAGCGACGTCGCTGCCGGCAAGCACTCCTTCGCGACCACATTCCGTAACGCCAAGAACCCGATCGTGCTGGTCGGCGCCGGCGCTGCCGCGCGTCATGATGGGGCGGCGCTGCTGTCGCTCGCGGCCAAGATCGCGATGGACGTGAACGCGGTGCGCGACGACTGGAACGGCTTCGCCGTGCTGCATGACACCGCCTCGCGGGTCGGCGCGCTCGACATCGGCTTCAACGGCACCGGTCTCACCGGCGCGCAGATGACGACCTTTGGCACGATGGACGTGATGTTCCTGCTCGGCGCCGACGAGGTCGAGGTGCCCGAGGGCGTGTTCACTGTCTACATCGGCACCCATGGCGACCGTGGTGCGCATCGCGCCGACGTGATCCTGCCGGGCGCTGCCTACACCGAGAAGTCCGGCCTCTACGTCAACACCGAGGGCCGGGTGCAGATGGCCGGCCGCGCCTCGTTTCCGCCGGGTGAGGCGCGCGAGGACTGGGCGATCATCCGCGCGCTGTCCGACGTGCTCGGCAGGAAGCTCGGCTACGACTCGCTGGCCGCTCTGCGCGCTGCGATCATCAAGGCCGTGCCGCATCTCGGCCGCATCGACCAGATCGAGGCCGGCAAGATCGCCGACATCAAGACGCTGGCGGGCAAGGGTGGTAGCCTGGAAAAGGCGCCGTTCAAGCCGCTGATCGACGACTTCTATCTCACCAACCCGATCGCGCGCGCATCGGCAGTCATGGCGGAATGCTCCCGCCTGGCCTCCGGCCGCGTGCTCGTGGCAGCGGAGTGA
- the nuoH gene encoding NADH-quinone oxidoreductase subunit NuoH: protein MADFFASSFWTGFLWPLIIMVAESVLLLVVLLVAIAYILLADRKIWAAVQIRRGPNVVGPWGLFQSFADLLKFVLKEPIIPSGANKGVFLLAPLVSCVLALAAWAVIPTNLGWAIADINVGILFIFAISSLSIYGIIMAGWSSNSKYPFLAALRSAAQMVSYEVSIGFVIITVLLCAGTLNLSAVVEAQHARGLASLIGLPQLTILNWYVWPLFPMFVVFYVSALAETNRPPFDLVEAESELVAGFMVEYGSTPYLLFMLGEYVAITTMCALATILFLGGWLPPIDLPPFNWVPGVIWFSLKLFFMFFLIAMAKAIVPRYRYDQLMRLGWKVFLPLSLAMVVIVAGVLHFAGIAPK, encoded by the coding sequence ATGGCTGATTTCTTCGCAAGCTCGTTCTGGACCGGCTTCCTCTGGCCGCTGATCATCATGGTCGCGGAGAGCGTGCTGCTGCTCGTCGTCCTCCTGGTGGCGATCGCCTACATCCTGCTCGCGGACCGCAAGATCTGGGCGGCGGTGCAGATCCGCCGCGGTCCCAACGTGGTCGGGCCCTGGGGCCTGTTCCAGTCGTTCGCCGACCTTTTGAAGTTCGTGCTCAAGGAGCCGATCATTCCGTCCGGCGCGAACAAGGGCGTGTTCCTGCTGGCACCGCTCGTCTCCTGCGTGCTGGCACTGGCGGCGTGGGCGGTGATCCCGACCAATCTGGGCTGGGCGATCGCCGACATCAATGTCGGCATCCTCTTCATCTTCGCGATCTCGTCGCTGTCGATCTACGGCATCATCATGGCCGGCTGGTCGTCGAACTCGAAGTACCCGTTCCTGGCGGCGCTGCGCTCGGCGGCGCAGATGGTGTCCTACGAGGTCTCGATCGGGTTCGTGATCATCACCGTGCTGCTGTGCGCCGGTACCCTGAACCTGTCGGCGGTGGTCGAGGCGCAGCATGCGCGCGGTCTTGCCAGCCTGATCGGGCTGCCGCAGCTGACGATCCTGAACTGGTACGTCTGGCCGCTGTTCCCGATGTTCGTGGTGTTCTACGTCTCGGCGCTGGCCGAGACCAATCGCCCGCCGTTCGATCTCGTCGAGGCGGAGTCCGAGCTTGTCGCCGGCTTCATGGTCGAATACGGCTCGACGCCATACCTGCTGTTCATGCTCGGCGAGTACGTTGCGATCACCACGATGTGCGCGCTGGCCACCATTCTCTTCCTTGGAGGCTGGTTGCCGCCGATCGACCTGCCGCCGTTCAACTGGGTGCCGGGCGTCATCTGGTTCTCGCTCAAGCTGTTCTTCATGTTCTTCCTGATCGCGATGGCGAAAGCGATCGTGCCGCGCTACCGCTACGACCAGTTGATGCGCCTGGGCTGGAAAGTGTTCCTGCCACTGTCGCTGGCCATGGTGGTGATCGTCGCGGGCGTGCTGCACTTCGCCGGCATCGCGCCGAAATGA
- the nuoI gene encoding NADH-quinone oxidoreductase subunit NuoI, which produces MNISATARSLLLQEFVSAFFLAMRYFFQPKPTLNYPFEKGPISPRFRGEHALRRYPNGEERCIACKLCEAVCPAQAITIEAGPRRNDGTRRTVRYDIDMVKCIYCGLCQEACPVDAIVEGPNFEFATETREELYYDKAKLLANGDRWEREISKAIALDAPYR; this is translated from the coding sequence ATGAACATCTCCGCCACCGCACGGTCGCTGCTGCTGCAGGAATTCGTATCGGCCTTCTTCCTGGCGATGCGCTATTTCTTCCAGCCCAAGCCGACCCTCAACTATCCGTTCGAGAAGGGTCCGATCTCGCCGCGCTTCCGCGGTGAGCACGCGTTGCGCCGCTACCCCAATGGCGAGGAGCGCTGCATCGCCTGCAAGCTGTGCGAGGCCGTCTGCCCGGCGCAGGCGATCACGATCGAGGCAGGTCCGCGCCGCAACGACGGTACCCGCCGCACGGTGCGCTACGACATCGACATGGTGAAGTGCATCTATTGCGGCCTGTGCCAGGAAGCCTGTCCGGTGGACGCCATCGTCGAGGGACCGAACTTCGAGTTCGCGACCGAGACCCGCGAGGAGCTCTACTATGACAAGGCCAAGCTGCTCGCGAACGGCGACCGCTGGGAGCGCGAGATATCCAAAGCCATCGCGCTCGACGCGCCGTACCGCTGA
- a CDS encoding NADH-quinone oxidoreductase subunit J has protein sequence MILPALFFYLFAAVCVASAVMVIVSKNPVHSVLYLILAFVNASGLFVLMGAEFLAMILVVVYVGAVAVLFLFVIMMLDVDFTELREGFLQYMPIGLVIGGIFLFELLLTVSYWVINPTTPKAITAAIPTNVTNTEALGLVLYTKYIHYFQLSGMILLVAMIGAIVLTLRHKASVKRQDINVQNARTPEMAMAVRKVAVGQGLQDTDAAEWVK, from the coding sequence ATGATCCTTCCTGCGCTCTTCTTCTACCTGTTCGCGGCGGTCTGCGTGGCCTCGGCCGTGATGGTGATCGTCTCGAAGAACCCCGTTCATTCGGTGCTCTATCTGATCCTCGCCTTCGTCAACGCCTCCGGCCTGTTCGTGCTGATGGGTGCTGAATTCCTGGCGATGATCCTGGTCGTCGTCTATGTCGGCGCGGTCGCGGTGCTGTTCCTGTTCGTGATCATGATGCTCGACGTCGACTTCACCGAGTTGCGCGAGGGCTTCCTGCAATACATGCCGATCGGCCTCGTGATCGGAGGCATCTTCCTGTTTGAGCTCTTGCTGACCGTGTCCTATTGGGTCATCAACCCGACGACGCCGAAGGCGATCACGGCGGCGATCCCGACCAACGTCACCAACACCGAGGCGCTCGGCCTCGTGCTCTATACGAAATACATCCATTACTTCCAGCTGTCGGGCATGATCCTGCTGGTGGCGATGATCGGCGCGATCGTGCTGACGCTCCGCCACAAGGCCAGCGTCAAGCGCCAGGACATCAACGTCCAGAACGCGCGCACGCCGGAGATGGCGATGGCGGTCCGCAAGGTCGCGGTCGGGCAGGGACTGCAGGATACGGATGCGGCGGAGTGGGTGAAATGA
- the nuoK gene encoding NADH-quinone oxidoreductase subunit NuoK, producing MTIGLGHYLAVAAMLFTLGILGIFLNRKNIIVILMSVELILLAVNINLVAFSTFLGDIVGQVFALLVLTVAAAEAAIGLAVLVVYFRNRGSIAVEDVNLMKG from the coding sequence ATGACCATCGGATTGGGACATTACCTCGCCGTTGCGGCGATGCTGTTCACGCTCGGCATCCTCGGCATCTTCCTGAACCGCAAGAACATCATCGTCATCCTGATGTCGGTCGAGCTGATCCTGCTGGCGGTCAACATCAACCTGGTCGCGTTCTCGACGTTCCTGGGCGACATCGTAGGCCAGGTGTTCGCGCTGCTGGTGCTGACGGTGGCGGCGGCGGAAGCCGCGATCGGTCTGGCCGTGCTGGTGGTCTACTTCCGCAACCGCGGCTCGATCGCGGTCGAAGACGTCAATCTGATGAAGGGCTAA
- the nuoL gene encoding NADH-quinone oxidoreductase subunit L: MIQAIVFLPLLGAILAGLIALLGAHARHPSGDAVEHHDHGDHHAAHADHAHDDHAHGGHDDHHVAEPPAAGTWAAQIITTGLLFVSAALSWAMLVSVGFMHHEAGVKELLPWINSGELQVSWALRVDTLTAVMLVVVTSVSSLVHLYSIGYMDEDPNRPRFFSYLSLFTFAMLMLVTANNLVQLFFGWEGVGLASYLLIGFWFQKPSANAAAIKAFVVNRVGDFGFALGIFAIFLLTKSTDFETIFAAAPSIAGKTTINFLGWHADALTLTCLLLFMGAMGKSAQFLLHTWLPDAMEGPTPVSALIHAATMVTAGVFMVARLSPLFELAPNAQAVVMFFGATTAFFAATVGLVQNDIKRIVAYSTCSQLGYMFVAMGAGAYSVGMFHLFTHAFFKALLFLGSGSVIYAMHHEQDIRNMGGLWRKIPYTFAVMTVGTLALTGFPGFAGFFSKDAIIEAAYAAHNPFATYAYFLTIAAAGLTSFYSWRLVWKTFFGTPHDQHHYDAAHESPIWMLIPIGVLAAGSILAGFPFKALFTDPHGVEAFFGESLKMNPHILEDMEHMPFWLGQLPFIMMVLGFAVSYVFYVSRPYIPEELASQQPLLYKFLLNKWYFDELYDLIFVRPAKWLGRFLWKKGDGFVIDGFGPDGVSARVLDITRNVVKIQTGYLYHYAFAMLIGVAGLITWFMFMGGQQ; the protein is encoded by the coding sequence ATGATCCAGGCCATCGTCTTTCTGCCGCTGCTCGGCGCCATCCTGGCCGGCCTGATCGCGCTGCTCGGCGCGCATGCGCGCCATCCGAGCGGTGACGCGGTCGAGCATCACGATCACGGCGATCACCATGCCGCGCATGCGGACCATGCGCATGACGACCACGCCCATGGCGGTCACGACGATCATCATGTCGCGGAGCCGCCGGCCGCCGGCACCTGGGCCGCACAGATTATCACGACGGGGCTGCTGTTCGTGTCGGCCGCGCTGTCCTGGGCGATGCTGGTCAGCGTCGGCTTCATGCATCACGAAGCCGGGGTGAAGGAGCTGCTGCCCTGGATCAATTCCGGCGAGCTGCAGGTCTCCTGGGCGCTGCGCGTCGATACGCTGACGGCCGTCATGCTGGTCGTGGTGACGAGCGTGTCCTCGCTCGTGCATCTTTATTCGATCGGCTACATGGACGAGGATCCGAACCGTCCGCGCTTCTTTTCCTATCTCTCGCTGTTCACCTTCGCGATGCTGATGCTGGTGACTGCGAACAATCTGGTGCAGCTGTTCTTCGGCTGGGAAGGCGTCGGTCTGGCGAGCTATCTGCTGATCGGCTTCTGGTTCCAGAAGCCCTCGGCCAACGCCGCCGCCATCAAGGCCTTCGTCGTCAACCGCGTCGGCGATTTCGGCTTCGCGCTCGGCATCTTCGCGATCTTCCTGCTGACGAAGTCCACCGACTTCGAGACCATCTTCGCCGCCGCGCCAAGCATTGCCGGCAAGACGACCATCAACTTCCTCGGCTGGCATGCGGATGCGCTGACGTTGACCTGCCTGCTGCTGTTCATGGGCGCGATGGGCAAATCGGCGCAGTTCCTGCTGCACACCTGGCTGCCTGACGCGATGGAAGGTCCGACCCCGGTTTCGGCGCTGATCCACGCCGCGACCATGGTCACCGCCGGCGTGTTCATGGTCGCGCGCCTGTCCCCGCTGTTCGAGCTGGCCCCGAACGCGCAGGCCGTCGTGATGTTCTTCGGTGCCACGACCGCGTTCTTCGCCGCGACCGTCGGCCTCGTGCAGAACGACATCAAGCGTATCGTCGCCTATTCGACCTGCTCGCAGCTCGGCTACATGTTCGTGGCGATGGGAGCAGGGGCCTATTCGGTCGGCATGTTCCATCTGTTCACGCACGCCTTCTTCAAGGCGCTGCTGTTCTTGGGCTCCGGCTCGGTGATCTATGCGATGCATCACGAACAGGACATCCGCAACATGGGCGGCCTGTGGCGCAAGATCCCGTACACCTTCGCGGTGATGACGGTCGGCACCCTGGCGCTGACCGGCTTCCCGGGCTTCGCCGGCTTCTTCTCCAAGGATGCGATCATCGAGGCCGCCTATGCCGCGCACAACCCGTTCGCGACCTACGCCTACTTCCTGACGATCGCGGCGGCCGGCCTGACCTCGTTCTATTCCTGGCGCCTGGTCTGGAAGACCTTCTTCGGCACGCCGCATGACCAGCATCACTACGATGCTGCGCATGAGAGCCCGATCTGGATGCTGATCCCGATCGGCGTGCTCGCGGCTGGTTCGATCCTGGCGGGCTTCCCGTTCAAGGCCCTGTTCACCGATCCCCATGGTGTCGAGGCCTTCTTCGGCGAGTCGCTGAAGATGAACCCGCACATCCTGGAAGACATGGAGCACATGCCGTTCTGGCTGGGACAGCTGCCCTTCATCATGATGGTGCTCGGCTTCGCCGTGTCCTACGTCTTCTATGTCAGCCGTCCGTACATCCCGGAGGAACTGGCGAGCCAGCAGCCGCTGCTCTACAAGTTCCTGCTCAACAAGTGGTACTTCGACGAGCTGTATGATTTGATCTTCGTCCGTCCGGCGAAGTGGCTCGGCCGCTTCCTCTGGAAGAAGGGCGACGGCTTCGTCATCGACGGGTTCGGTCCGGACGGCGTCTCGGCGCGGGTGCTCGACATCACGCGCAACGTCGTCAAGATCCAGACCGGTTATCTCTATCATTATGCCTTTGCCATGCTGATCGGCGTTGCCGGCCTGATCACCTGGTTCATGTTCATGGGAGGCCAGCAATGA